One Chanodichthys erythropterus isolate Z2021 chromosome 10, ASM2448905v1, whole genome shotgun sequence DNA segment encodes these proteins:
- the lrrtm4l1 gene encoding leucine rich repeat transmembrane neuronal 4 like 1 isoform X2, which translates to MGSVACDKRLAGLLLLQASSLLLFSSGERMCPYSCRCEGKIVHCESAGFQDVPENISISCQGLSLRYNDLHTMLPYQFAHLNQLLWLYLDHNQITFVDSRAFQGVRRLKELILSSNRISQLHNVTFHGVPNLRSLDLSYNKLQELQPGQFYGLRKLQNLHLRSNGLTTIPVRAFLECRSLEFLDLGYNRLRVLTRTAFLGLSRLMELHLEHNQFSRINFFLFPRLANLRALYLQWNRIRAVNQGLPWSWYTLQKLDISGNEIQVLDPVVFQCLPNLQVLNLESNKLANVSQEVVAAWISLTTISLAGNMWDCGPGICPLVVWLKNFRGTKDTSIICSSPKHLQGEKVMEASRSFIDCDDYEITAQSPLYLQTFDPNFDLTPEPTDSTMAPTTPPPPLPSPASEAPIPPPHPRPAQRPTFPSHANLDPRDSRQWTPSSSDSLLVTPAPEQDNASFHKVVMGGVALFLSVSLVLSVIYVSWKRYPGATRLLQQSSVGRKRRKKSQEPEQNLSSQLQEYYMSYNPAATPEALEVLGNGTGTCTCTISSSRECEV; encoded by the coding sequence GTTCTGTTGCATGTGACAAGAGATTAGCaggcctcctcctcctccaagCCTCCTCCCTGCTGCTGTTCAGTTCTGGAGAAAGGATGTGCCCTTATAGCTGTCGCTGCGAGGGAAAAATTGTTCATTGTGAGTCAGCTGGCTTCCAGGATGTCCCAGAAAATATTTCAATTAGTTGCCAAGGTCTATCCCTACGCTACAATGACCTGCACACAATGCTCCCCTACCAGTTTGCCCATCTTAACCAGCTACTGTGGCTGTATCTGGACCACAATCAAATCACATTTGTGGATAGTCGTGCTTTTCAGGGAGTGCGGCGATTGAAGGAGTTGATCTTAAGCTCCAATAGGATTTCACAGCTCCATAATGTGACTTTTCATGGAGTACCTAACCTTCGCAGTCTCGATCTCTCCTACAACAAGTTGCAGGAGCTGCAGCCAGGCCAGTTTTATGGTCTTCGAAAACTGCAGAATCTGCACTTGCGCTCCAACGGGCTTACGACAATCCCTGTTCGGGCTTTTCTGGAGTGCAGAAGCTTGGAGTTTCTAGACTTGGGCTATAATCGGCTTCGGGTTCTAACTCGCACGGCATTCCTGGGTTTGTCTCGACTTATGGAACTCCACTTGGAGCATAACCAGTTTTCACGAATCAACTTCTTTCTCTTTCCTCGCCTTGCTAACCTTCGTGCCCTGTACCTGCAGTGGAATCGTATTCGAGCTGTCAACCAAGGCCTTCCGTGGAGCTGGTACACCTTGCAGAAGCTTGATATTTCTGGCAATGAGATACAGGTTCTAGATCCTGTAGTATTTCAATGCCTTCCCAATCTTCAGGTTCTCAACTTAGAGTCTAACAAACTGGCCAATGTGTCTCAGGAAGTTGTGGCTGCCTGGATCTCCCTAACAACCATTAGCCTTGCAGGCAACATGTGGGATTGTGGGCCAGGTATTTGTCCACTTGTTGTCTGGCTCAAGAATTTCAGAGGCACCAAGGACACTAGTATAATCTGCAGCAGTCCCAAGCACCTTCAAGGGGAGAAGGTCATGGAGGCTTCAAGGAGCTTCATTGACTGTGATGACTATGAAATTACTGCTCAGTCACCTTTGTATCTGCAGACCTTTGATCCGAATTTTGACCTTACCCCTGAACCAACTGATTCGACAATGGCTCCTACAACACCGCCTCCACCCCTGCCTTCACCTGCCTCTGAGGCGCCCATTCCTCCTCCACACCCTAGACCAGCTCAACGACCCACCTTTCCCAGCCATGCAAATTTAGATCCCAGAGACTCCCGTCAATGGACACCCTCATCTTCCGACAGCTTATTAGTGACACCAGCTCCTGAGCAAGACAATGCGTCATTTCACAAAGTGGTAATGGGTGGCGTGGCACTGTTCCTCTCAGTGTCCCTTGTCCTGTCGGTAATTTATGTCTCCTGGAAACGTTATCCTGGTGCCACCCGGCTATTGCAGCAGAGTTCAGTGGGCCGAAAGCGAAGGAAAAAGAGTCAGGAGCCAGAGCAGAACCTGAGCTCCCAGCTTCAGGAATATTACATGAGCTACAACCCCGCAGCCACGCCAGAAGCTTTGGAGGTGCTGGGCAATGGGACAGGTACCTGCACCTGCACCATATCCAGCTCCCGGGAATGTGAGGTATGA
- the lrrtm4l1 gene encoding leucine rich repeat transmembrane neuronal 4 like 1 isoform X1, with protein MGSVACDKRLAGLLLLQASSLLLFSSGERMCPYSCRCEGKIVHCESAGFQDVPENISISCQGLSLRYNDLHTMLPYQFAHLNQLLWLYLDHNQITFVDSRAFQGVRRLKELILSSNRISQLHNVTFHGVPNLRSLDLSYNKLQELQPGQFYGLRKLQNLHLRSNGLTTIPVRAFLECRSLEFLDLGYNRLRVLTRTAFLGLSRLMELHLEHNQFSRINFFLFPRLANLRALYLQWNRIRAVNQGLPWSWYTLQKLDISGNEIQVLDPVVFQCLPNLQVLNLESNKLANVSQEVVAAWISLTTISLAGNMWDCGPGICPLVVWLKNFRGTKDTSIICSSPKHLQGEKVMEASRSFIDCDDYEITAQSPLYLQTFDPNFDLTPEPTDSTMAPTTPPPPLPSPASEAPIPPPHPRPAQRPTFPSHANLDPRDSRQWTPSSSDSLLVTPAPEQDNASFHKVVMGGVALFLSVSLVLSVIYVSWKRYPGATRLLQQSSVGRKRRKKSQEPEQNLSSQLQEYYMSYNPAATPEALEVLGNGTGTCTCTISSSRECENEYTCPRPLPGAWIGDIPTIH; from the coding sequence GTTCTGTTGCATGTGACAAGAGATTAGCaggcctcctcctcctccaagCCTCCTCCCTGCTGCTGTTCAGTTCTGGAGAAAGGATGTGCCCTTATAGCTGTCGCTGCGAGGGAAAAATTGTTCATTGTGAGTCAGCTGGCTTCCAGGATGTCCCAGAAAATATTTCAATTAGTTGCCAAGGTCTATCCCTACGCTACAATGACCTGCACACAATGCTCCCCTACCAGTTTGCCCATCTTAACCAGCTACTGTGGCTGTATCTGGACCACAATCAAATCACATTTGTGGATAGTCGTGCTTTTCAGGGAGTGCGGCGATTGAAGGAGTTGATCTTAAGCTCCAATAGGATTTCACAGCTCCATAATGTGACTTTTCATGGAGTACCTAACCTTCGCAGTCTCGATCTCTCCTACAACAAGTTGCAGGAGCTGCAGCCAGGCCAGTTTTATGGTCTTCGAAAACTGCAGAATCTGCACTTGCGCTCCAACGGGCTTACGACAATCCCTGTTCGGGCTTTTCTGGAGTGCAGAAGCTTGGAGTTTCTAGACTTGGGCTATAATCGGCTTCGGGTTCTAACTCGCACGGCATTCCTGGGTTTGTCTCGACTTATGGAACTCCACTTGGAGCATAACCAGTTTTCACGAATCAACTTCTTTCTCTTTCCTCGCCTTGCTAACCTTCGTGCCCTGTACCTGCAGTGGAATCGTATTCGAGCTGTCAACCAAGGCCTTCCGTGGAGCTGGTACACCTTGCAGAAGCTTGATATTTCTGGCAATGAGATACAGGTTCTAGATCCTGTAGTATTTCAATGCCTTCCCAATCTTCAGGTTCTCAACTTAGAGTCTAACAAACTGGCCAATGTGTCTCAGGAAGTTGTGGCTGCCTGGATCTCCCTAACAACCATTAGCCTTGCAGGCAACATGTGGGATTGTGGGCCAGGTATTTGTCCACTTGTTGTCTGGCTCAAGAATTTCAGAGGCACCAAGGACACTAGTATAATCTGCAGCAGTCCCAAGCACCTTCAAGGGGAGAAGGTCATGGAGGCTTCAAGGAGCTTCATTGACTGTGATGACTATGAAATTACTGCTCAGTCACCTTTGTATCTGCAGACCTTTGATCCGAATTTTGACCTTACCCCTGAACCAACTGATTCGACAATGGCTCCTACAACACCGCCTCCACCCCTGCCTTCACCTGCCTCTGAGGCGCCCATTCCTCCTCCACACCCTAGACCAGCTCAACGACCCACCTTTCCCAGCCATGCAAATTTAGATCCCAGAGACTCCCGTCAATGGACACCCTCATCTTCCGACAGCTTATTAGTGACACCAGCTCCTGAGCAAGACAATGCGTCATTTCACAAAGTGGTAATGGGTGGCGTGGCACTGTTCCTCTCAGTGTCCCTTGTCCTGTCGGTAATTTATGTCTCCTGGAAACGTTATCCTGGTGCCACCCGGCTATTGCAGCAGAGTTCAGTGGGCCGAAAGCGAAGGAAAAAGAGTCAGGAGCCAGAGCAGAACCTGAGCTCCCAGCTTCAGGAATATTACATGAGCTACAACCCCGCAGCCACGCCAGAAGCTTTGGAGGTGCTGGGCAATGGGACAGGTACCTGCACCTGCACCATATCCAGCTCCCGGGAATGTGAG